TAAGAACTTTTTCGCTTCCGTCAAGTCTTAGTTTACCTTCAATAATATTCATTTAAATTTCTCCGAAAATTTTATATAAGGGGTTAATTATATCCTAAAGCCCCTTGGATTGCAAAAATCTCATTTATAGTCTTATATAAGTCTTCGATTTTTAACATATTTGGACCATCACTTTTAGCAACACTTGGGTCTATATGCGTTTCAAAAAAGAAACCATCCACACCAACAGCAGCTGCTGCTTTTGCCATAGATGGAACAAAAGCAGAGTTACCACCTGTTGTTCCACCAGTACTTGGTATTTGAACAGAGTGAGTTGCATCAAAAATAACTGGGGCATACTCTTTCATAAGAAGTAAATTTCTCATATCAACTACAAGTGCTCCATATCCAAAAGTATTACCTCTTTCACAAAGCCAGACATTATTATCAAGTGAGTTTTGATAACTAACCTCATCAACTCCTCTTGTTTTAAGTATCTTATCAATTGGATGTTTCATAGCATCAGCTGCTAAGAACTGACCTTTTTTTACATTTATAATACATGATGTTTTTGCAGCAGCCACAAGTAAATCTGTCTGTCTACACAAAAATGCAGGTATTTGTAAGATATCCATAACTTCCGCAGCAGGTGCTGCTTGGTGTGACTCATGAATATCTGTTATAAGTTTATATCCAAACTCTTTTTTTATCTCTTCAAAAAGTTTCAATCCATTATCAAGTCCAGGTCCTCTGTATGAATCCAAACTTGTTCTATTTGCTTTATCAAATGAAGCTTTAAAATAAAAGTCAATTCTTTTATCTTCACTTAAAGGCTTCAATTTTTCAGCTATTCTAAATACTGTATCTCTATCTTCTAAAACACAAGGTCCAGCTAAAACTTTCATTTTAATATCCTTCTTAAAATTGTTCTTTTTTCTTTTCCACTATAGGCATAATAAAATTCATAAATATTTTGTGCAATATGTTGCATATCATCTCTTGCGTATTTATCACAGGCAAAAAGTATTTTATCATTTTTTTCTAAGGGCATATCCCAATCAGGGATTAAATATTTTTCATCGCCTCTTATTAAAGCTAAGGGTACTACATTATTATTTAACTCTCGATTATGTAAAGATGTTCTAAATATCTTTAATTTTAATTCTTCACCATTATCTAAATGCTTATAAATCTCTGGCGCATCATAATTATCTATCTCAATTGATTCTAATAAAGGACTTTCATCTATTGTTTGAGTTAATCTTTTTACTAAACTTGAAGCCCAAGCTTCATCTTTAGTTATCATTTCTTGAATAAACATGTCTGATAAGGGATTTATTAAAGCATTTGTTGTTTTATTTATCAGAATATTTGCAGGTAAAAAAACATGGTCAATTCTAGAATTCTGAAACATTGAAATATAACCTAGTTCATTCTCTCTTGCTATTGTTATTATTTTTGGATTCAATTTTTTTGCACTACTTAAAATAGATAAATTAGTTGTATCATCATTTGTTGCAGCTATTATTGCCACGCTTTCAAGAATTCCAGCTTTAGTAAGTATTTTTTTATCATCGGCATCACCAATAATTATTTTTGAGACACTGTCTTCTTTGTAATTTACTAATTTTTTTTCATCAATTTCAATAAAAACCAATTCTATATTATTATCACTTAACCGATTATGTAAATAATTTCCCATACGACCAAAACCACAAATAATGTATCTTCCAATAGGGAAATTAGGAGTATGAGCATTTAAATTATCTAATTTATAAATCCACTTTTCAAGTTTTAAAATATTTGGTGCTTTAAATGCAACATCAATCTCTTTTGAAATAATTGAAAAAGGATTTGCTACAATATCAACTCCGATATCTTCTAGATTTTCTCCTTGATTCATAGTTGTTGCTTTTACTACAAGTTTTATATTTCTATTTAGAAGTTTAGCCATAACTGCAATTTTTAAATTTAGTTTGTCATCATTAAATAAACATACCAAACCCTTGCAATTACTTTTTTCTATTCCTGCTTCTTCTAAAACTTTTGGTGAACTTACATCTGAGAGCAACACAGGAACATAAGGAGTAAAGTTTTCCAAAAGTAGATCATTTACCCTACTTTCATCTGATTCTATTACTACGGTTTTTATATCATAACTTAGAGCTTTTTTTATGATTTCTGAAGTAATATTATTATATCCCAAAACTATAATAAAACTTTGTCTTATATCTTTTACATTTCTTCTAAATTTATTTCTTCTAAGTTCTTCCAATAAAACCTTATCTTGCAACAAAGATACAAGAGTTCCTATACCATAGAACCAACCTAATACTGTAAGATAAATTGAGAAGCTAACCCACATTCTTTGAGGATAAGTAAAAGCATATGGTGTTTCACCAAAACCAATAGTAGTGGCAGTATAAGTGATAAAATAATATGCATCAAAAATTGACATATGATAAACATTGCCTTTATCATCTACCCCATCAATTAATAAAAGCCCAGTTATTGCAATAGTGTATGTTACAATTATCACAATAAAAGGCATTCTCATTCTAAGAAGAACTATCCATAATGTACTATTTGACAAAATTTAACCTATCGTTTTCGAGGAAACTATCGTTTTGATTTTAATGTGTCTCCAACATAAAGCAGCACAGAAACAAAATTTGCTAACAATGCTCCAGCTGAAAGAGAGACAATAGTTGTGCTAACTTCAGAAGTAACTACACTTGCATATGTAGCTATTGTCCAAACAGAAGCTGCAGTTATTAATTGTATATCAGCAACAAGTGAAGTTGCTAAAAGCACGGAACCAACTTGAGTTCTATCACCTAGTTTAAGAACTGTTGCAATCACATTGATAATAATTGCAGCAAAAAGTTCATATTTGCTATGGTGAGTCATAGTATCTAAGTCACCATAAACAAATCCAAAGTTTACAGTCATCGCTAAAATTATAAAAAATCCAGAAATAACTTTATCCATGTTCATGATAATCATCCCCTAAATCTCTACCGATTTTTAGTTTTCTTTTAAATACATCATCCATATTATCATAAACTTTTGCATCTTTATCTATAAACATAATTCTATGTTTATTTAACTGGTCAACTCGTTTAAGTCCCATAATTGCCAACATACCTTTTACACTTTTTAATAAGTTTTTATGATAATTTGCTACTTTTCTAGCTTGTTTGTGTACGAAATATTTTTTTCTTTTTGATTTATTTTGAGTAGCAAGTCCAACTGGACAATCATGTCCTGTCGTACCTGAACAATATCTAGCTCGAATACACCCAGCACTCATCATAAATCCTCTTGCAATTTGAATAAAATCAGCACCTAAAGACATGATAATAATAACATCATCAGGAGTTAAAACCTTTCCACTAGCTACTAGTTTAACTTTATCT
This portion of the Arcobacter nitrofigilis DSM 7299 genome encodes:
- the kdsA gene encoding 3-deoxy-8-phosphooctulonate synthase, coding for MKVLAGPCVLEDRDTVFRIAEKLKPLSEDKRIDFYFKASFDKANRTSLDSYRGPGLDNGLKLFEEIKKEFGYKLITDIHESHQAAPAAEVMDILQIPAFLCRQTDLLVAAAKTSCIINVKKGQFLAADAMKHPIDKILKTRGVDEVSYQNSLDNNVWLCERGNTFGYGALVVDMRNLLLMKEYAPVIFDATHSVQIPSTGGTTGGNSAFVPSMAKAAAAVGVDGFFFETHIDPSVAKSDGPNMLKIEDLYKTINEIFAIQGALGYN
- a CDS encoding potassium channel family protein, with protein sequence MSNSTLWIVLLRMRMPFIVIIVTYTIAITGLLLIDGVDDKGNVYHMSIFDAYYFITYTATTIGFGETPYAFTYPQRMWVSFSIYLTVLGWFYGIGTLVSLLQDKVLLEELRRNKFRRNVKDIRQSFIIVLGYNNITSEIIKKALSYDIKTVVIESDESRVNDLLLENFTPYVPVLLSDVSSPKVLEEAGIEKSNCKGLVCLFNDDKLNLKIAVMAKLLNRNIKLVVKATTMNQGENLEDIGVDIVANPFSIISKEIDVAFKAPNILKLEKWIYKLDNLNAHTPNFPIGRYIICGFGRMGNYLHNRLSDNNIELVFIEIDEKKLVNYKEDSVSKIIIGDADDKKILTKAGILESVAIIAATNDDTTNLSILSSAKKLNPKIITIARENELGYISMFQNSRIDHVFLPANILINKTTNALINPLSDMFIQEMITKDEAWASSLVKRLTQTIDESPLLESIEIDNYDAPEIYKHLDNGEELKLKIFRTSLHNRELNNNVVPLALIRGDEKYLIPDWDMPLEKNDKILFACDKYARDDMQHIAQNIYEFYYAYSGKEKRTILRRILK
- a CDS encoding DUF6394 family protein; translation: MNMDKVISGFFIILAMTVNFGFVYGDLDTMTHHSKYELFAAIIINVIATVLKLGDRTQVGSVLLATSLVADIQLITAASVWTIATYASVVTSEVSTTIVSLSAGALLANFVSVLLYVGDTLKSKR